The genomic stretch CTTGTTACGTGTGACATGCTAACATTTAAAAACTATtacattctaaaattttaaataataggGAATAAATATATAGAATCTTCAAAGAATATGTTATGGGGAATACCGAAAAAAAGCCAGGTCTGAATAGTACCGTGAATATGAAGAATCCTTCTCTTAATGAAAATGAGGAAGATGAAGAAGATATCAATGAACCCATAATATCAGATTGTGCAGGTTCCTCCAGCAGTAGTACTGACGAAGCGCATAAATATGAAGAATTTGCTCAAAAGCTAAAAGTAACATGCCCAACATGTCAGGGGAAAGGAAAACTTAGTCAAAGTAAGtatcaggcctatcaataagaaaatatcacccaagcaataaatcgctcccccaataagtttataaacatattttaacccaaagtcatttttatctattctattttatctttttttatatattttgcttcttttttactgtaaataataagaaagtgaacattgatttccatgtgacaTGAATTAATATTGCCTAaccagaaaaactttttttgtaatcgtgggagcaattaatggctcagctggTTTCTCATTTCTTAGAATTGGGTGAGTCTTCGCATGAGCAAaagcaattgctctccccttattgattgATTGAGGCCTTAAGTATGAGTGCATTCAAGCACGGCAAAGCAATTAAATTGACATCAAATTGATTCTGTTTGGATAGTTAATTTCTTGTAACTTTTATAGCACatgaaaattaacaaaaaatattatttttttgtttttgtgaattGCAAGCTGCtaattaagtttttttactCTAGGTCAAGCAGAAAGTATGGTTGCTTTAATTCCTGTTGGAGATAAACGATTGCGACCAAGAAGAACGTGAGATACTTTATTTCATTTTCAGCTCGAAAGatctgatattttaaaaaaagtacatatcTAACTTAAATATTTAGTTGTTTTACACCTGTCTTCTCCTGTTAACTTAAATCTTGGataactaaaacatttttttaactttttactaAAGAATAATAGGTTTAATAAAGTGATAAAGAAGTGCAACTCAGACAGGctgaattcaaaaataaaattaaacttcTAGCTTGCACTGAAACAAAAAGTCAGCCTGCTCTAAAAATTAAAGCACAGAGCAACCTaaacttgtatttttatttacactgtgtttaattttgaaagaaaaggGGAAACAACTTTCTTCTTTATGTTTTAAATGATTTCAGTTTTctaatactttatttttaattaaaaaaatacctgAAACGGTGTGACTCACACAACAAagagacaaaataatttcaccGAAAAGTTCAGgtttaaagaaagtggtttggAGAAAAAATAAGTAGTAGGTTGTTCAATTaaaggttgttttttttattattatttttaaaaagtaggaATTTTAAACCAACTTTTCATCCAACCACTAACCAACCATAAAAgactattttttttacttaaaactaATATAATGTCAATTTACAAATAGTATATGCACCAGACcattaaagtttaaaattaagtTTCTAAACAGACAACAGCTAGAAGCTTGTGGTTTTGATTCTCcatctattttctcttttccCATGTTTATATACTtcccttatttatttttatatcgcATAATTTAAATGAAGAAACTTATGATTGTCTCAAAAACGATCTAGATATTAAATTTTACATATTGGGATAAGCTGGTGTGAAATTCAGGCAAAGTGAAATTTTACACAGCAGTGATAAGTGCAACTGTTAGCATGATGTTTCAATTAAGGGCTCGTGTAATTGTGACTTATACATGAGATCCTCCTGGTATTTTTAAcagcaagtatttttattttttaggaaacTTTATCTTGGAATCATTATCATTCTTGCTCTGATTGCTATATTTCTTATTGCGTTTTTCTTACTACCTCGTACAATAAGCATAAAAATCATCGATATCAACACTAAAAAGATCTTTATACCGCAAGAAGATGACGATTCA from Hydractinia symbiolongicarpus strain clone_291-10 chromosome 12, HSymV2.1, whole genome shotgun sequence encodes the following:
- the LOC130622694 gene encoding transmembrane protein 106B-like isoform X2, producing the protein MGNTEKKPGLNSTVNMKNPSLNENEEDEEDINEPIISDCAGSSSSSTDEAHKYEEFAQKLKVTCPTCQGKGKLSQSQAESMVALIPVGDKRLRPRRTKLYLGIIIILALIAIFLIAFFLLPRTISIKIIDINTKKIFIPQEDDDSTPYIDVASTHLSRQVFTGKDVQKHVKTVCGTGWKWDLFEKFVTTASVSYMSRAEQLSNTFYGYTCCHNITSFL
- the LOC130622694 gene encoding transmembrane protein 106B-like isoform X1, with amino-acid sequence MGNTEKKPGLNSTVNMKNPSLNENEEDEEDINEPIISDCAGSSSSSTDEAHKYEEFAQKLKVTCPTCQGKGKLSQSQAESMVALIPVGDKRLRPRRTKLYLGIIIILALIAIFLIAFFLLPRTISIKIIDINTKKIFIPQEDDDSTPYIDVAITYSISNENFFDASISDVMTDISWNKYVLNTTTELKNIKVSGRKTINSTHLSRQVFTGKDVQKHVKTVCGTGWKWDLFEKFVTTASVSYMSRAEQLSNTFYGYTCCHNITSFL